TTGCACGAATTTTTTCGACgagctggaaaaaaaaaataaaaaaaagaacattaCATTAAAGAAAACCTTCTTGGATGACTATgataagaacaaaaaggatgtTAGCCAATTCCAGGTCTTTGATAAAATCCTCAAAAAAAGTGCAGACTTAGCTAAGGAGGTGCCATTGGattcgaaatattttaaccCTCACGTGAGTACACTACCGagtggtgaagaaaaacaaaaaaattgcaacttCATTACCCGGCGATGTAGGGATACAAGAATTGTTCCCTTTCTTGggcgaaaaacaaaatccATACGCACATCCCCCCAGAGCAAGaacgggagaaaaaaaaaaaactctttcTCGTATCCCCTTCACGATTTTGCAAAGTGtgcattttgcatttttctgaCAGCCCTGAAATGTACCACCACAATTGATTTCTTTTCCATACCCCCTTCCGTAGGCGGACTGGTGCGAATGCGCCCATGAAGTAGACATTGAACTGACGAGCGAAGAAGTCGAGTTCTGcatttttaacttctttttaaaaatgtacagatCGGAATCAAGAGATAGAGATTTACTTCTATCCATTATATTGGAATGTTTGTACAGCaggaaaaatttcaaaaaggagTTTTATGCTCAAAAAGccaaattgaaatttttaaaagaaataaaaaatatagaaataaGTAGCTTCAAGGAGTCATTAAATGAATTGATTAACACAATTGAAAACACCAACTTTGTTCAAATTAATACAGACCAAATGAAGTATGATAAATTTCATTTCAAATTATACGTTACCATTCAAATTAAGTATACCTATggtgtttatatttttaattgcgATGAGGTTTACGACATAGTTGTTGTTGATTGTAATAcatttaataataacatGCCCAAAATGATGAGCTTTTGTTCCTTGAGGAAATTTATATCCTACCTGAACAGTGTTTATTCCATTAATTTTACTGATGAAAATGTGCATCACTCATTTCCAATCGTCGTGTACGAGTCTAAGGAGTGCTACGCACTGTCTCATAATCACCTCCCCCTCAAGGAGACCGTGTACAATAACAGAAGATGGGGCAAATTCCAGAAAAGGGACATTTTGAATGACCAAGGGGGGGATGAACAGGAACAGGAAGGGGAG
This genomic stretch from Plasmodium cynomolgi strain B DNA, chromosome 14, whole genome shotgun sequence harbors:
- a CDS encoding hypothetical protein (putative) yields the protein MSTCPLNDFFDIDEENNLDELKKEDTEIYDGSFLSYIYNQFAFCCTNFFDELEKKNKKKNITLKKTFLDDYDKNKKDVSQFQVFDKILKKSADLAKEVPLDSKYFNPHADWCECAHEVDIELTSEEVEFCIFNFFLKMYRSESRDRDLLLSIILECLYSRKNFKKEFYAQKAKLKFLKEIKNIEISSFKESLNELINTIENTNFVQINTDQMKYDKFHFKLYVTIQIKYTYGVYIFNCDEVYDIVVVDCNTFNNNMPKMMSFCSLRKFISYLNSVYSINFTDENVHHSFPIVVYESKECYALSHNHLPLKETVYNNRRWGKFQKRDILNDQGGDEQEQEGEQSEGESNAVAT